Within the Erpetoichthys calabaricus chromosome 1, fErpCal1.3, whole genome shotgun sequence genome, the region agcacatagtgattcatacacatagagcacatagaagaacacatacaaaacaaagcatttaatgtgctactttagttatgatggtatttgagaaactagtaaattaaacgattttaagattaagtttatgatgttctactttaatgacaaaataaactacatgattaaaatggaaatttcaagattaaagttgacatttcgagcttttttccccactgtgtttctctgtacccttataagctttcatatgacacacagacagtgtgctatgactcgccttttcatggtgactttgatatattacaactttttttttttgggcattgTGCGagtttgtgaacttcagcttttgagtttctccgacactctgtcactcgatcaatttccttttgttgtttataccactatttaaactaacaaatagtacgtttttccttgcctccacttggtattagttgaaattcttcaattttcccccgtgcttttgtgattgtctttttacagaacgctgagcttaagggctatttatattgatttgcatattcaaaaaggtgtaattctgggaggagttggggagtggcagcaggcgcgtgcacgtgcattacttttcacactgatttatgtagtggaagaacgtggaagttggtgcatgcagagatttatgcatctgcatttttttgtgtgtacgcacatttccgcttttgtctatataccatgttttagtgtgaattctacgcacagcgttatgcatgaggccccaggtcttctgTATGCTACTTGTCTCTGGCTATGCAATTTCATTTTGTGGTACCCACTTGAAGATCCTATAAGCTCACCTACCATGATCTATAAACATGTATCTGACTTTCCCTCAGTGGATAATCATTAAGTTTTCATGTCTTTAACTTCCCATACTTTATAGTTTcagtatttcagtatttttgacATCTGCTATAGTATGTTTTTGGTTATATGTTTTTGGAATACATTTGCTTGCATTTAACTCTTCAGGATCTTGTCCTTGCCTTAATTTTTGGCTATGACCTCTACTGCTACCCTGCTCTTGCTGGCTACTTGAATTTATTATTCCTCATGATGAACAGTTAATTCTTAGTTGAAGTTAGGAAGTAACAATTTGTCATAGATGAAGCTTGAATCTGACAATGCAAatacttaaggaaaaaaaacatgcttttgtTAAATATAGAACATAATTGGTTAAAGTTATGAATGGGTTTGGGATAGTTGCTAAAGTCATAACATTTTGTTACTTGCATAGCTTTTGTAAGGAAGTATGTTAACATATTCTCTAAttaattctgtttaattttagtaacagattgttatttggaattatTCTTAACAGTTCCTTGGTAAAGgcatttctgctgttttgttttACCATACTCAACGTCAGTTGCAAGGCTGTCATAACAAAAGGGTcttgtaatatctatctatctatctatctatctatctatctatctatctatctatctatctatctatctatctatctatctatctatctatctatctatctatctatctatctatctatctatctttaattttacaattttttaaatgataagtTTAGTagttttcaaatcaaagttattttttacaaTCATGGCATACAATAATATGTCCTGGGGAACAGTattcttaaataaattattttttataaataaataaaaaatacagtaactgttcttgcagtttaaaatgggATCTATGGGGCACAGGTCTGAAATTGAAAACTAAAGCCTTAAAACCTAATGAACTTGTCCACTTAGGAGTAGCACAGGTTTCAATTTCAGAAAACATGGCTTCCACGTTTCTGAAACATGTTCAGTACCAAACAATACCAAATTCTTAGTCAAAGTGCAACCTAagtccctttttctttttttaaaaagttgttttagCAATAGGCTATTGCAGGTTCTCTTTTTGAAGGATCCAAAATTCAGACACCAGATAGTGGTTTTAATGATGGTATGTTTATGTCATGTATTGCATCGCTGCCAATCCTAGTGGTCAGGAACAGCTGTCAACAACacgaaataataaaataaaaatacatgtaaataagaacaaaaataataatagcaataataccAAAATTATACAGAATGAatcaaaatgtactctaatatccatccatccattttccaacccactgaatccgaacacagggtcacgggggtctgctggagccaattccagccaacacagggcacaaggcaggaaccaatcccgggcagggtgccaacccaccgcaggtactcTAATATGTGGCTTttaataacaatacaaataacaacAGCTAATGTTACTataactgaattaaattaaagaaaaccttGTCTAATGAGATCTTAATAATAACAATTGTTCCAAAAGTGATtctcaaaattaaaagtaaaaaaatgtaggCACAGTGGAACATTAAGGTGCCTTCAAAGACCTGGTTAGCAGGTTATAAAATTgtagcattttaaaaatttttagtcACTTCATCAGACtttgttatcacaattttgtttattacatatttttgcaacagtgactcatattaaaaaaaaatgacagttacaATAATAGTAGTgttcataaaatatgtttttaatactATTTTATAATACCGTATGGCTGTAATTGCTTTTATAGATAGCAGAGTCCAACTCAAATGATATAAAGATTCACGTAGTATTGTTGGTTGTAGGATGTGGAAGATcagatttcttaaacataaaattattcaaagtAGTACCCAACAGAGATTTGTTATCTGCATTCAGACATCATAGATGGTGAATCATtggaatatcaagagaaatactgaatcattataatctttTAATACTGCAGATATGAggttcttttttattgtaatggAAATAGTGAGAACGTGTTTAGtcactgtctctctattataaaaaaaaatcctgtggaaggtaatgactaggagacgatatgtgatcttcacattaagatcacagaagacaaataaaagacccgcgagacgaaagagaatggccacggagcgtctcacggggatatagaacatgagattcttgcaagacacggcctacttacaagcaagcaacagaaataaaaggcaaacagcagaaaacaaagtcttttcgcatttgcatcattcaatacacaaaatgtagatttactcAATAATGgaacatacgctatgagaatctgtagtcccacaacagttaaagcaacgacaagtttaatttcaaagaaaacacagttcggtcaggtgtatatttatgatcatggagaagcgatcaaaacgcgagcagcagagacacgaagtggcaaaaaggacagtggctgtacaggctttaaaatgatggACAGCTGTCCTCCCTTCACAATGCGaacagcgttatacgtcctgcaagaaagagatttaaccatgcctggggccggaaataaaggacaattattgtttttacaatgtcacgtgagacaaggcagtgagccatcatttaaaacaagtccacagacatctaacctagcagttgttggattgcttttggcagacaagcatcatgtactcccagctcttaaaacaacaacatgcaacaagcagaacaggcagctcgcaagcagcaaaaagacagcaaatgatccgacggcatatccttagcgtgtgttcagccgctcccgccttcacaatgcgagcagcattatacgtttggtgagaaagagatgtaaccacgcacggggccagaaataaaggacaagtattgtttttacaaaagtttttaaagtaaaagtgaaaataatgcatatgtaacaatttccatgaaaataacaatctctttaaattgtgtatccggtaaaccaaacacgggggtgggggagcaaagagagcagggggcggagTCCCCTAGTagtataaaatatcacagagccatctttcatacatttttacCTAAATTAAGTTGTTTTATGGACATGAACATTATGTCACTTACCCACTTCGATTTCAAGGGAGAGCTAAGGTTCTTGCAAGTTATCACATGGATGCAGAGACAAATGTGGGACTGAAGCAGAAGCGGAAGCTAGACTATTAGCATATTGAATAAATAGATTTGTCTAACAGCATCCCTTTCTTATATGGTAATACAGTACAGGCCCACCTACTTTTGATTCAGCAGCTTGGAGTGTTTGCTTCAGAGTGCACAACTGCAGATGTTTCACTGTTTTGCTGTCAGGATCAGTtatcaaatgaataaaaacaaatttccGAATTTAAAGATCTTGCATCCTTTAATTTACAGTAGTTTCTTCAAAGCAGGTTTTTGTTGGGCACAAGGTTTGCCTCAACTTTCAAACACTGCATTCAGCATTATAAAGTTGTATGCCAAATTGCTGCTTTTTGTATATTATTGTCCAAGTTTTTTAAGAAAtacttgttatttatgttttttcatcaattacaaaatgaaaatgtataggaataacaacaaaaactaaTACATTTAGCCTATCTGCTGAACTAAAATATGACAAGAGTAAAAATTGCATATTCCATCTGTTTTAGGTTTAAAAGTTTACTAAACAGTGTTTTGGTTAGGACTTTTACCATATTTGCAATTAATCTGTGAATTTCACTTCATGTTACTTAAATAAGAGACTTTTACCTTAAGTATttccatctttttccattttttccatctAAAAAAGCTTTCTTCTAAAAACGAACCAATAAATACagttgcaatatacagtattacactaTTGATAGTTTAGTATAGTTTGTTAATTTTCACATACTAAAAAAAGGTAAGGAACTGCATTTGTTTCAGACAATCCTCCAATatgtatgttatttttgttaaatcttgTTTACTTGGACctgtcaacaattctttataaAGGCGTTTTACCAAgagacttgtttatttatttatatagctaatGTTTCAAAAAGAAGTTAAATGCATTCCCTAACTTTGCAACAGCTGTGTCTTGACTGAGAAAGGTGTGTATTAGCGGATACTCCTCTAAACCTGCACCACTTATACAGTATTAATTTTGCATGCTAtgttatacaatttatttatttaatttgatttttttatttttgtattgtatttttgccaGTTGTTTAGAGGAGACATGCAAGAAAGATTTTTATTGTACTATGTAAACTGCACATGAAAATAAACATGGTATCACTTAAATAACTAAATTAGAATTCCCAATATGAAATAGAAAGATAATGAAGAAAGTTAGGCTTTAACTAAACTACGACTAAGAAAGAGGTACTTTGGTTgactgaaataaattttattttagtcaATATATTCTGATGGAAGTGAAGgtaaaaatatttcactttaaaactaagacaaataaagaattaaaagttggcaaaaaagctgtttttgttGCTCACAACCCTAGAATACAGATATCTTATGTGCTTCAGAAGGAATactttagtaaaaatatttttttcacatattaaaaATTCAATATCCCTTTTATCCCTTTAGCAATACTTAAGGTTTGATCATATAAATCATTTTCTGATTGGAACTGAGATTCTGATTATTTCAGTTTTCAGCTGTTGCACTAGTAAAGCCTTTGTTGAGTCTTCGATGAATCTCTAATTAAGTGATTAAAAATAGTGGCGTTTCTGTGTAATTCTCACCCACTCTtacctgttttctttttattacccAAAATACACAAGAATCTGCACAGTCTACTTGGCTATCCCATTGTTTCCTCCAGAGGTTCAATTTTACATCCTCTTACACAGTCTATTGATTATTTCATTGCTCCAGTCTTGATATTATCTAAATCATATGTTAGAGATTCAGCTGATTTCATTTGCCATCGGCAACATTTGTCAACTTTAGACAGCTACATTCTTACTACCTTCAACGTTAACTCTTTATATATCAGCATACCTCAATATGACGCTCAATGTGATGCTTAGTGATTTACTCCAATTTTCACCATATCAACTTAATTTCACTGATTTGATTATTTGAATAACTCATATTGCCttaaatctgaattttaaaattttttataataGCTACTATCATCCGCATTTAGCTCCAGCAATTACTGTATGTTACAGAGTTTGAAAGTTTACTATGCATTTTGATACGcttactgtttcttttttgtgcatTACAATTATGTAATAATTACTTTCAATTCCCTTCAAACtttatatagcaaaataaatctattgctgtcttttaaaacaaaaacaccaaacacACAGATTGTGCTCTCACACATTCTTCATATGGTAACTACATAAGGTGGATCACGTTAAAACACTGGCACATACTAGCACTTTCTTCAATATTTTCTCAACCTCCAATATTTGCATTTTCATGtaatcataatttaaaaaatcctttggtaaatcatttttgaacttcttttcCTTCACAAGTTTCTACTACATCTGTACATACCACTctgtatctttttccatatccacATGGCAGCTGCAGTACTGTAGTAATGTTTTGAAAGGCAACACAATTAATACATCACATGGAGTCATTACACTTAGACATTGTTCCAACTGTAGTACTAAAGTGGTACTTTATTTGTATGCCCTTTTCCAGTACTTTACATTGGAAAAACTGCATGGTCCATCAGACATAGAAGTGCTGAAAATAGAAGCAATATTAGAACAGGTTGTCTTAAACATTTCATTTCTAGACACTTCATTACTACTATTCATTTTTTACCTCTTGTTCACTGCCTGTCTAAAAGtgtaacctttctttcttttctgagtgttttcttgattttttctcattattgtattttgtttttattgctttttatttactactctttttgtttattttcactcaGGTGTGTATTTTACTATCTTTATAAAAgtttaataatttttcaaataaatagtcTTACTTCAAGTGGTTCTACttacctgttgtttttttttttttttacgtcagTCTCTATCCAAGAATACAGTGGCCATTTTGGGACACCATTTATCACTTCTGCAGTCATCAGGCATCACATTTACTTCATGTCTAGTGAGTTATGATTCGTCACTTATCGTTACTTACCTGTAACATTTTACTCATAACTAGACAATTCTGGCAAAACAGCCACACTAGACACTGCTCAGACCAGCTTTATTACTATACAATACTGTGATAGTATATTAGTAATTTGTGAACAGacagtttaaaggaatacttcacccaaaaattatatttttctataaatGACTTAATCAATATGTTTTGTAGTAATGgccttgaaaaaaaaatcatatttttatgcagAATAGAGATAACagactttctgataaaatggGCATATATGGGGACCAACGCTGGACAACCGCAAGCAGCATGAAAAAcgcatatgaaaaaatatattactcATGTTGCATTTTTCAGATGTCAAGACATCCAGTTGTGTGCttacaacttgtatattttgttaaaatgttgctTAATAAAAACTTCAGAGCAATGCACAAATAGGAAAagaaagtattcctttaagggaCTGATTTCAGCATGACATAAGCAATCAGCTGAGAGGACTGATGGTTTGAGTTTTACAGTCCACCTCCTTAGACACTAGGCTACACTGCCTATGATCAACCATAAATCACAAAATGCCTAAGgtatagaataataataaaggaaACTTAAGCAATAGATTTCCCATGTCACAACAGTTTCtgaacattttacttttttcttttgacatAACAATTATTTTCAAAACTACATGTGTCCTTCAAACTGTTGTGGAGTAGCCATAGCCTTTTCAACCAGGAAGTAGCTGAAGACAGGAATAATCATGAATAGCTTACCGATTGTGTGGTAcaatacatattttaacaaagTGATGTAGAGTTAAGAGGCAGTGTGACCAGCTGGCTAAGATGTTTGattttaaaccacaaggttgCTGGCTCTGCTTTTAACTCATTTTGTTAATTTACCTGTTTGTGctccaaataaaaaatatgaatgtaaTCAATTTTACTACATCTCTGTATTGCAAAAACACTTTGGAATGGTTTTACTAAGGACTGGTGCTAAATAACATTGACTGTTCAATAGCAATGAATCTATCTTATAAATGGGAATACAAAGCACACTCCCCTAAGAAGACCTACTATAGATCAGAGAGTTGAATTTTAAAAAGGAATCTGTTTTAAGATTCAATAGTAGACtctttctttgaattttcatccattcatccattttttaatgCCCTTTTTCTAGTGCACACTCATTCAAATACAAATATTTGCTTACAccggaccaatttagagtcaccaattaacctaacaaatACACCTTTCAGATATGGGAAGAAAATTTCGAAAAAAAACCCTATTGCTAACAAAGGGAGAGAATATGCAAAGTTCAAAGAGAATTGAACCTAGTCTCATGGATCTTTGAGACAGTGTTGCTGTGCCAAAATACCCTTCAGCAATCtcaatattttgaaatacttttaTCACATCTGCTATTCCTCAGCAATGATTCTGACAAACACGGGCGCCCCTTTAATCTAAACACAATGCAATATTTAAGGTTAGATTAATTTTACTTATAAGAATAGATCATaacatttgctgaaaaaaaagcacaaaccTGCTTGTTAGCTTTCAAGACCAATCGTAGTGTGGCAATTTGCTCCCGTTTTGTGCTGAGTAAAGATTTGCATTTAAGAATTTCCTCCATCAATGCCTCCTTATCTTTGTCAACCATAGGGGCCAACTCCCTTGCTGCTGCACGTTGACGTGAAAGCTGAAGTGATCGGTCAACAGCCTTTTGCAAATGCCTGATTTGGTCCCTGATAATGGCATTAAGATTGTAAATGTTCATGGGTTCTTTGCGGTGGTCACTGGATTCGTTAATTGGCGAAGAAGGTGGAGCAGTTATTACAGGGGATACAATGGGTGTTCGAGTTGGACTTTGGCTCTGGTCTTTGTTAGTCTCACTGGAGTCTTTTGCAGCCTGTTCTGAATAAAATCTGGATTCTGATGGTGTCACTATAGCTCTACGAGCAATCCGTGGTGAAAGGAGCCCCCTAGGGTCATCAGGACCTTTTAGACTCCCACTACGAGTTACTTTACTCTGCCTATAATAATCCAACATGACCCTGTTTGGGGTCTCATTGTTGCAAAGACAGACATGGTGATATAGCTGAGCAAGTTCCTCACTGAAGGTGACAAGCTCATCCTGGGCAGTGTTCAGAGTGTTATGGTTCTCATTAGCCAAACCAGTCACTGTTTGCAGCTCATTTTCTAAGAAGGCCATCCGTTCAGTACTTTCTTTGCTAGACTTTTCCATACGGCTCACCTGTTCATCCAAAACATGAATTTTAGCTTCCAATTTAGTCTTTTCATCAGTATAGCCTTCCAAACACTCATTATACTTTTCTTTTATGGCCTTTAGTTCAGCCTTGAGGTCAATCACCTCAGTGACTGCCACTTTGTACTTGCATTCTAAAATCTCTAGCCCATTAATGTCCACTTCATACTCATGACTATCGTCAGCAGAGTCGCAAGCAGATTTTTCCATGTCCAGGTCCATCTTTGGATCTTTGCCAGTCTGTAAATGCTTCATGCTGTTGACATGTTCTGTGAGACGGTGTACATGCTCATGCTGCTCTGTTAGTGCTCCTTTTGTATGCTCCAGTTGTATCTGGGATTCTTGAAGGTTTGAGAGGAGAATTGCCTTTTCTCGTTCCACCtagacagaaaacaaagtagcCAAAATAATGTTCTGTTTGATGGAAATATATACTGTCTTATACTCTAAAGTACATTTAACTGATAAGAAATTGGTGTGTCAGTGATCACAACTAACGTCAACAGTAATAACctattaataaaataagaaatatcaAAAGCAAAACTGTTTTGAAATTGGCTTTGTCACAATAAAGGTGTACCCATAAGTGGCAGTGGCCAATTATGCTACAGTGTGGATAGTTTTCAGCTGAATTATAGCTCAAGAAGGACACAGCTTGAATAACCTCTAATTActaacaaaatacacaaattgtACATTTAAATATGTTTGTTTAAAACACAGTGTCCACAAAATCAAACAAAGGTTGAAGAAGAGCAGTAGACTTAGCAGAGGGGTACACTGTGAATGACAAAAATAAGTTCAAATTAAGTTTGTATCTAATTTATCATGAATCTTACAAAATAAGAGTTATGCATAGTGTAGTTCAGCTGTTTTAAATTCACTGCACCAGTACATTTcaaaagaattaaattaaaacaataataacattaaCAAAACTAAGTGAatagaaataatgttaataataacagtaatttaaGAGAGAATACAAGGTTTCCCATACTTCTTGGAAGCCTAAAATAACTATGGGTTGCACCTTCCTTTCTATCAAAAATAATGTGCATATATGGCAACAATTTAAAGCAAAAAGTGCTATGCCAAATGTACTTATATTCCTGTAAAGGTGCAATTCATTGTTTGCTACAGTTCTCCTGAATGCTTTGGGATGCAACATAGACTTGCTGACCTTGtgcaaagtgcattttttttctcactactcttTCACAAGTGTCCTCTATTTTAGCAGAATCATCATCTGCTAATCTGCAAATACCATCTGCTAATACCAGCTATTCCATGTTAATTGAAACTCACCTGTAATAGCTGTTGTTTGAGCTTTTGTATTTCTGAAAGATTCAGTTCACTGAAAAGATCAGACACTGGATGCAGTGCTTCTCCTTTCCTGGATGTGGAAGCACGATAGTCTCCGTTGAGCTTAACAAGGGGTGCATGAACATGACCATTACATTTATCTTCATTGCTGGATACACTGTTGGCCTCTTCATTAAATTTTAGTCCATCTACTGATATATTTAGGTGGTTATTGTACATACTGTCATTCATACTGATGTATTGTGACAGTTCTTTCCGTAAGTTGTTCTTTTGCTCACGCTCATTCTTAAGAGTGTCCAGGGCCTCCTCTAATTGGCTCTCAGAAATTTCTTTTAGTCGAATGGCATCTTCCAGTTGGCTATTAAGTAGTACTGTTTCCTCCTCTAGGCACTTGATCTCATGCTTCAGTCCTTCATACTCTACCTGTTAAcagaaataccaaaaatattagCTAATTCTACTTCCGAAAATGCATATAACAACTTAGCTCTGGACTTTCCAGGGAAGGAAATGACCATTCCAGAAGT harbors:
- the bicd1a gene encoding protein bicaudal D homolog 1 isoform X4 — protein: MAAEGLPDNVDQYKTEIERLVRELAETNQEKIRAAECGLVVLEENQTLKQQFRDLEAECDTLKQELEQLKEAFGQAYSIQRKVAEDGETQEETLLQESASKEAYYMGKILDLQTDLKQNNIILSNVQAENERLNALLQDLRENNEMLELQRIRLKDEIREYKFREARLLQDYTELEEENITLQKLVSTLKQNQVEYEGLKHEIKCLEEETVLLNSQLEDAIRLKEISESQLEEALDTLKNEREQKNNLRKELSQYISMNDSMYNNHLNISVDGLKFNEEANSVSSNEDKCNGHVHAPLVKLNGDYRASTSRKGEALHPVSDLFSELNLSEIQKLKQQLLQVEREKAILLSNLQESQIQLEHTKGALTEQHEHVHRLTEHVNSMKHLQTGKDPKMDLDMEKSACDSADDSHEYEVDINGLEILECKYKVAVTEVIDLKAELKAIKEKYNECLEGYTDEKTKLEAKIHVLDEQVSRMEKSSKESTERMAFLENELQTVTGLANENHNTLNTAQDELVTFSEELAQLYHHVCLCNNETPNRVMLDYYRQSKVTRSGSLKGPDDPRGLLSPRIARRAIVTPSESRFYSEQAAKDSSETNKDQSQSPTRTPIVSPVITAPPSSPINESSDHRKEPMNIYNLNAIIRDQIRHLQKAVDRSLQLSRQRAAARELAPMVDKDKEALMEEILKCKSLLSTKREQIATLRLVLKANKQTAEVALANLKSKYENEKSMVTETMMKLRNELKALKEDAATFSSLRAMFATRCDEYVTQLDEMQRQLAAAEDEKKTLNSLLRMAIQQKLALTQRLEDLEFDHEQSRRSKGKMAKIKSSTPKIVSSLLPQYRHSPHK
- the bicd1a gene encoding protein bicaudal D homolog 1 isoform X1; translation: MAAEGLPDNVDQYKTEIERLVRELAETNQEKIRAAECGLVVLEENQTLKQQFRDLEAECDTLKQELEQLKEAFGQAYSIQRKVAEDGETQEETLLQESASKEAYYMGKILDLQTDLKQNNIILSNVQAENERLNALLQDLRENNEMLELQRIRLKDEIREYKFREARLLQDYTELEEENITLQKLVSTLKQNQVEYEGLKHEIKCLEEETVLLNSQLEDAIRLKEISESQLEEALDTLKNEREQKNNLRKELSQYISMNDSMYNNHLNISVDGLKFNEEANSVSSNEDKCNGHVHAPLVKLNGDYRASTSRKGEALHPVSDLFSELNLSEIQKLKQQLLQVEREKAILLSNLQESQIQLEHTKGALTEQHEHVHRLTEHVNSMKHLQTGKDPKMDLDMEKSACDSADDSHEYEVDINGLEILECKYKVAVTEVIDLKAELKAIKEKYNECLEGYTDEKTKLEAKIHVLDEQVSRMEKSSKESTERMAFLENELQTVTGLANENHNTLNTAQDELVTFSEELAQLYHHVCLCNNETPNRVMLDYYRQSKVTRSGSLKGPDDPRGLLSPRIARRAIVTPSESRFYSEQAAKDSSETNKDQSQSPTRTPIVSPVITAPPSSPINESSDHRKEPMNIYNLNAIIRDQIRHLQKAVDRSLQLSRQRAAARELAPMVDKDKEALMEEILKCKSLLSTKREQIATLRLVLKANKQTAEVALANLKSKYENEKSMVTETMMKLRNELKALKEDAATFSSLRAMFATRCDEYVTQLDEMQRQLAAAEDEKKTLNSLLRMAIQQKLALTQRLEDLEFDHEQSRRSKGKMAKIKSSTPKGCQKPELIPGALSSRQEPTHKFTVGHTYSYQAIFNVGSQCNPHIFERKIGEYPNMDTGRKSRRHTDSDQAKI
- the bicd1a gene encoding protein bicaudal D homolog 1 isoform X3 translates to MAAEGLPDNVDQYKTEIERLVRELAETNQEKIRAAECGLVVLEENQTLKQQFRDLEAECDTLKQELEQLKEAFGQAYSIQRKVAEDGETQEETLLQESASKEAYYMGKILDLQTDLKQNNIILSNVQAENERLNALLQDLRENNEMLELQRIRLKDEIREYKFREARLLQDYTELEEENITLQKLVSTLKQNQVEYEGLKHEIKCLEEETVLLNSQLEDAIRLKEISESQLEEALDTLKNEREQKNNLRKELSQYISMNDSMYNNHLNISVDGLKFNEEANSVSSNEDKCNGHVHAPLVKLNGDYRASTSRKGEALHPVSDLFSELNLSEIQKLKQQLLQVEREKAILLSNLQESQIQLEHTKGALTEQHEHVHRLTEHVNSMKHLQTGKDPKMDLDMEKSACDSADDSHEYEVDINGLEILECKYKVAVTEVIDLKAELKAIKEKYNECLEGYTDEKTKLEAKIHVLDEQVSRMEKSSKESTERMAFLENELQTVTGLANENHNTLNTAQDELVTFSEELAQLYHHVCLCNNETPNRVMLDYYRQSKVTRSGSLKGPDDPRGLLSPRIARRAIVTPSESRFYSEQAAKDSSETNKDQSQSPTRTPIVSPVITAPPSSPINESSDHRKEPMNIYNLNAIIRDQIRHLQKAVDRSLQLSRQRAAARELAPMVDKDKEALMEEILKCKSLLSTKREQIATLRLVLKANKQTAEVALANLKSKYENEKSMVTETMMKLRNELKALKEDAATFSSLRAMFATRCDEYVTQLDEMQRQLAAAEDEKKTLNSLLRMAIQQKLALTQRLEDLEFDHEQSRRSKGKMAKIKSSTPKFLVDCQQPAAPVPPFSSQVSRGQDSQTERVVRSQS
- the bicd1a gene encoding protein bicaudal D homolog 1 isoform X2 — encoded protein: MAAEGLPDNVDQYKTEIERLVRELAETNQEKIRAAECGLVVLEENQTLKQQFRDLEAECDTLKQELEQLKEAFGQAYSIQRKVAEDGETQEETLLQESASKEAYYMGKILDLQTDLKQNNIILSNVQAENERLNALLQDLRENNEMLELQRIRLKDEIREYKFREARLLQDYTELEEENITLQKLVSTLKQNQVEYEGLKHEIKCLEEETVLLNSQLEDAIRLKEISESQLEEALDTLKNEREQKNNLRKELSQYISMNDSMYNNHLNISVDGLKFNEEANSVSSNEDKCNGHVHAPLVKLNGDYRASTSRKGEALHPVSDLFSELNLSEIQKLKQQLLQVEREKAILLSNLQESQIQLEHTKGALTEQHEHVHRLTEHVNSMKHLQTGKDPKMDLDMEKSACDSADDSHEYEVDINGLEILECKYKVAVTEVIDLKAELKAIKEKYNECLEGYTDEKTKLEAKIHVLDEQVSRMEKSSKESTERMAFLENELQTVTGLANENHNTLNTAQDELVTFSEELAQLYHHVCLCNNETPNRVMLDYYRQSKVTRSGSLKGPDDPRGLLSPRIARRAIVTPSESRFYSEQAAKDSSETNKDQSQSPTRTPIVSPVITAPPSSPINESSDHRKEPMNIYNLNAIIRDQIRHLQKAVDRSLQLSRQRAAARELAPMVDKDKEALMEEILKCKSLLSTKREQIATLRLVLKANKQTAEVALANLKSKYENEKSMVTETMMKLRNELKALKEDAATFSSLRAMFATRCDEYVTQLDEMQRQLAAAEDEKKTLNSLLRMAIQQKLALTQRLEDLEFDHEQSRRSKGKMAKIKSSTPKFLVDCQQPAAPVPPFSSQVSRGQDSQTESPSVPVALHEEQAHSSSPCVPLNCLSKPPPCS